One genomic window of Azospirillum sp. TSH58 includes the following:
- the argC gene encoding N-acetyl-gamma-glutamyl-phosphate reductase: MANSTSPIRVGILGASGYTGAELVRMLLRHPGVEICALTAERQAGKPMAEVFPHLGQFNLPGLVKIEEVAWDKLDAVFCALPHGTTQEVIAGLPRHIKVVDLSADFRLSDPAEYATWYGHEHRAVDLQKEVAYGLTEFNRQGVRKARVVANPGCYPTCSLLALLPLLMDEMIEPGGIVIDAKSGVSGAGRDAKQQNLFTEVSEGFNAYGVGHHRHMPEIEQELRLAAGRPVTVSFTPHLVPMNRGMMATIYVRMADGVTADDLRATLTARYESEPFVNVTAAGIAPATRHVRASNQALIGVFPDRTPRGAIIVSVIDNLVKGASGQAIQNMNVMFGLGETTGLEQAPLFP; the protein is encoded by the coding sequence ATGGCCAACAGCACTTCCCCCATCCGCGTCGGCATTCTCGGTGCGTCCGGTTACACCGGCGCCGAGCTGGTGCGCATGCTTCTGCGCCATCCCGGCGTGGAGATCTGCGCGCTGACGGCCGAGCGACAGGCGGGGAAGCCCATGGCGGAGGTGTTCCCGCATCTGGGCCAGTTCAACCTGCCCGGTCTCGTGAAGATCGAGGAGGTCGCCTGGGACAAGCTGGACGCCGTTTTCTGCGCCCTGCCGCACGGCACCACGCAGGAGGTCATCGCCGGCCTGCCGCGCCACATCAAGGTGGTGGACCTGTCCGCCGACTTCCGCCTGTCCGACCCCGCCGAATACGCCACCTGGTACGGGCATGAGCACCGCGCCGTGGACCTTCAGAAGGAGGTCGCCTACGGCCTGACCGAGTTCAACCGGCAGGGCGTGCGCAAGGCGCGCGTGGTCGCCAACCCCGGCTGCTACCCCACCTGCTCGCTGCTGGCCCTGCTGCCGCTGCTGATGGACGAGATGATCGAGCCGGGCGGGATCGTGATCGACGCCAAGTCGGGCGTCTCCGGCGCCGGGCGCGACGCCAAGCAGCAGAACCTCTTCACCGAGGTGTCGGAGGGCTTCAACGCCTACGGCGTCGGCCACCACCGCCACATGCCGGAGATCGAGCAGGAGCTGCGGCTGGCCGCCGGGCGTCCGGTGACCGTCAGCTTCACGCCGCACCTCGTCCCGATGAACCGCGGCATGATGGCGACGATCTACGTCCGCATGGCCGACGGGGTCACCGCCGACGACCTGCGCGCCACCCTGACCGCGCGCTACGAATCGGAGCCCTTCGTGAACGTCACGGCGGCGGGCATCGCCCCGGCGACCCGCCACGTCCGCGCCTCCAACCAGGCGCTGATCGGCGTGTTCCCCGACCGCACCCCGCGCGGCGCCATCATCGTGTCGGTCATCGACAATCTGGTGAAGGGCGCCTCCGGCCAGGCCATCCAGAACATGAACGTCATGTTCGGCCTGGGCGAGACGACCGGCCTGGAGCAGGCCCCGCTGTTCCCGTGA
- a CDS encoding SPOR domain-containing protein has translation MSGRLRRGVTAVALLGLGGCAGAPVAMTAASFAVDGLLYVGTSKSSTDHMLSAMLQQDCATLRVLSQGYVCKPVIVPVVRSAESVPVPLPEPEPSPSPAPPPPAPLPVTAEVEIAALPPMPRPVERRFLVVAGSFSKRGQAEAQRARLGHPEADIVTADVQGRRIHRLVLPPEDRPTALRRLAEIRAAGVGDAWLLTWKGRTVVADLPGDAPYPSLPDQM, from the coding sequence ATGAGCGGACGGCTCAGGCGGGGAGTGACGGCGGTCGCGTTGCTGGGGCTGGGCGGCTGCGCGGGCGCGCCGGTGGCGATGACCGCCGCCTCCTTCGCCGTGGACGGGCTTCTCTATGTCGGAACCAGCAAGAGCAGCACCGACCATATGCTGTCGGCGATGCTGCAGCAGGATTGCGCGACCCTCCGCGTCCTGAGCCAAGGCTATGTCTGCAAGCCGGTGATCGTGCCGGTGGTCCGCAGCGCGGAGAGCGTGCCGGTCCCCCTTCCGGAGCCGGAACCGTCGCCGTCCCCCGCTCCGCCACCGCCCGCGCCGCTTCCCGTGACCGCGGAGGTGGAGATCGCCGCGCTGCCGCCGATGCCGCGTCCCGTCGAACGGCGCTTCCTCGTGGTGGCGGGCAGCTTTTCCAAGCGTGGACAGGCGGAAGCCCAGCGCGCGCGGCTGGGCCATCCGGAGGCCGACATCGTGACGGCCGACGTGCAGGGCCGGCGCATCCACCGGCTCGTCCTGCCGCCAGAGGACCGCCCGACCGCCTTGCGCCGCTTGGCGGAGATCCGCGCCGCCGGGGTCGGCGACGCGTGGCTCCTGACCTGGAAGGGGAGGACGGTGGTGGCCGACCTGCCCGGCGATGCGCCCTACCCGAGCCTTCCGGACCAAATGTAA
- a CDS encoding MFS transporter — MTDTSARLSIGFSWIGHALMHIVSALFLTVVLALEREWKLPYDELIRLWTLGALMIGVGAPLAGWLGDRWSECRMMAVFFLLTGAGTIACGLTDGPEALLWALAVLGLGSSIYHPVGMAWMVKNATNRGKALGYQGIFGTIGIASAAVVAGGLTEWLGWRSAFLIPGAVCLGLGVVLALLIAMGKVEDRQGDVKPIPKASRGDVIRAFFVLSVTMVCAGLMFNAMQVVLPKLFEARLSDLLGGSTLGVGGVVTAVYLFAALPQLIGGHLADKYPLKRIYTLCLLVQVPMMAAVAVLADLPLVGAAALVVVASQVQIPAENLLLARYTPEKHRGLAYGAKFILSFGAGPLAVQLVALVYERTGEFVMLYATLSVLALVAFAAALLLPRDRDAPAKPAAAPMAAE, encoded by the coding sequence GTCGTCCTGGCGCTGGAACGGGAATGGAAGCTGCCCTACGACGAGCTGATCCGGCTGTGGACGCTCGGCGCCCTGATGATCGGCGTCGGCGCGCCGCTGGCCGGCTGGCTGGGCGACCGCTGGAGCGAATGCCGGATGATGGCGGTCTTCTTCCTGCTGACCGGGGCGGGGACCATCGCCTGCGGCCTGACCGACGGTCCGGAGGCGCTGCTGTGGGCGCTGGCGGTGCTCGGGCTCGGCTCCTCCATCTACCACCCGGTGGGCATGGCCTGGATGGTCAAGAACGCCACCAACCGCGGCAAGGCGCTGGGCTATCAGGGCATTTTCGGCACCATCGGCATCGCCTCGGCGGCGGTGGTGGCCGGCGGCCTGACCGAGTGGCTGGGCTGGCGCTCGGCCTTCCTGATTCCGGGGGCGGTCTGCCTGGGGCTGGGCGTGGTGCTGGCCCTGCTGATCGCCATGGGCAAGGTGGAGGATCGCCAGGGCGACGTGAAGCCGATTCCCAAGGCGTCGCGCGGCGACGTGATCCGCGCCTTCTTCGTGCTGTCGGTGACGATGGTCTGCGCCGGGCTGATGTTCAACGCCATGCAGGTGGTGCTGCCCAAGCTGTTCGAGGCGCGGCTGAGCGACCTGCTGGGCGGCAGCACGCTGGGCGTCGGCGGCGTGGTGACGGCGGTCTATCTGTTCGCCGCCCTGCCGCAGCTCATCGGCGGGCATCTGGCGGACAAGTACCCGCTGAAGCGCATCTACACCCTGTGCCTGCTGGTCCAGGTGCCGATGATGGCGGCGGTGGCGGTCCTCGCCGACCTGCCGCTGGTCGGCGCTGCGGCGCTGGTCGTCGTCGCCTCCCAGGTGCAGATCCCGGCGGAGAACCTGCTGCTCGCCCGCTACACGCCGGAGAAGCACCGCGGGCTGGCCTACGGCGCCAAGTTCATCCTGTCCTTCGGCGCCGGTCCGCTGGCGGTGCAGCTCGTCGCCCTGGTCTATGAGCGGACGGGCGAGTTCGTGATGCTCTACGCCACGCTGTCGGTGCTGGCGCTGGTCGCCTTCGCGGCGGCGCTGCTGCTGCCGCGCGACCGCGACGCTCCGGCCAAGCCCGCGGCGGCCCCGATGGCGGCGGAGTAA
- a CDS encoding PaaI family thioesterase, whose product MSAPVVSAEELEALIREGVPLVGNYGITIEQLGAGTVRMKLPYNDSFVRPGGTVTGPAMFGLADVALYAAVLSLIGRVELAVTTSMTINFLRRPAPVAITADCRILKMGKRLAYGEVLLFSEGDPEPVAHATGTYSIPPHDPVTLAVSGYHDPESA is encoded by the coding sequence ATGAGCGCGCCGGTCGTGTCCGCCGAGGAACTGGAAGCCCTGATTCGCGAGGGCGTGCCGCTGGTCGGCAATTACGGGATCACCATCGAACAGCTCGGCGCCGGAACCGTGCGCATGAAGCTGCCCTACAACGACAGCTTCGTCCGTCCCGGCGGCACGGTGACCGGACCGGCGATGTTCGGGCTGGCCGATGTGGCGCTCTACGCGGCGGTGCTCAGCCTGATCGGGCGGGTGGAACTGGCGGTGACCACCAGCATGACCATCAACTTCCTGCGCCGCCCGGCGCCGGTCGCCATCACCGCGGATTGCCGGATCCTGAAGATGGGCAAGCGGCTGGCCTACGGCGAGGTCCTGCTGTTCTCCGAGGGCGATCCGGAGCCCGTGGCGCACGCCACCGGCACCTACTCGATTCCGCCGCACGATCCCGTAACGCTCGCGGTATCAGGATACCATGATCCGGAGAGCGCCTGA
- a CDS encoding O-acetylhomoserine aminocarboxypropyltransferase — MSEQKSFGFETRAIHAGAAPDPATGARQTPIYQTTSFVFDDVDDAASLFNLQKVGFIYSRLTNPTVSVLEERLANLEGGAGATATSSGHAAQLLALFPLMEPGDEIVASRKLYGGTLNQLGTSFPRAFGWKSVFVDTDQPENVRAAITAKTKAIFVESLANPGGVVTDLEAIAKIADEAGIPLIVDNTLATPYLINPIQWGATLVVHSTTKFLSGNGTSVGGVVIDSGTFDWGKSGKFPALSEPDAGYHGLKFQETFGHLAFTIHGHAVGLRDLGPSQAPLNAFLTLNGIETLPLRMQRHSDSALKVAQYLESHPAVGWVSYAGLESSKYNTLAKKYLPKGAGAVLTFGVKGGFDAGVKVVENVQLLSHLANIGDSRSLIIHPSSTTHRQLSPEAQAQAGAGPDVLRLSIGLESVEDIIADLDRALSAA; from the coding sequence ATGAGCGAGCAGAAGTCCTTCGGTTTCGAAACCCGCGCCATCCACGCGGGCGCCGCCCCCGACCCCGCCACCGGGGCGCGCCAGACGCCGATCTACCAGACCACCAGCTTCGTCTTCGACGACGTGGACGACGCCGCCTCGCTGTTCAACCTTCAGAAGGTCGGCTTCATCTACTCCCGCCTGACCAACCCGACCGTGTCGGTGCTGGAGGAGCGGCTCGCCAATCTGGAGGGCGGCGCCGGGGCCACGGCCACCTCGTCCGGCCACGCCGCGCAGCTGCTCGCCCTGTTCCCGCTGATGGAGCCGGGCGACGAGATCGTCGCCTCGCGCAAGCTCTACGGCGGCACGCTCAACCAGCTCGGCACCAGCTTCCCGCGCGCCTTCGGCTGGAAGTCCGTCTTCGTGGACACCGACCAGCCGGAGAACGTCCGCGCCGCCATCACCGCGAAGACCAAGGCGATCTTCGTGGAAAGCCTCGCCAACCCCGGCGGCGTGGTCACCGATCTGGAGGCCATCGCCAAGATCGCCGACGAGGCCGGCATTCCGCTGATCGTCGACAACACGCTGGCGACGCCGTACCTGATCAACCCGATCCAGTGGGGCGCCACGCTGGTCGTGCATTCGACCACGAAGTTCCTGTCGGGCAACGGCACCTCGGTCGGCGGCGTGGTCATCGACAGCGGCACCTTCGACTGGGGCAAGTCCGGCAAGTTCCCCGCCCTGTCGGAGCCGGACGCCGGCTATCACGGGCTGAAGTTCCAGGAGACCTTCGGTCATCTGGCCTTCACCATCCACGGCCACGCCGTCGGCCTGCGCGACCTCGGGCCGAGCCAGGCGCCGCTGAACGCCTTCCTGACGCTGAACGGCATCGAGACGCTGCCGCTGCGCATGCAGCGCCACAGCGACAGCGCCCTGAAGGTCGCGCAGTACCTGGAGAGCCATCCGGCGGTGGGCTGGGTCAGCTACGCCGGGCTGGAATCGTCCAAGTACAACACCCTGGCCAAGAAGTACCTGCCCAAGGGGGCCGGCGCCGTGCTGACCTTCGGCGTCAAGGGCGGCTTCGACGCCGGCGTGAAGGTGGTGGAGAACGTCCAGCTCCTCAGCCACCTCGCCAACATCGGCGACAGCCGGTCGCTGATCATCCACCCCTCCTCGACCACGCACCGCCAGCTGTCGCCGGAGGCCCAGGCCCAGGCGGGCGCCGGTCCGGACGTGCTGCGCCTGTCCATCGGGCTGGAGAGCGTCGAGGACATCATCGCCGACCTCGACCGCGCCCTATCGGCCGCCTGA
- a CDS encoding OmpA family protein, with protein MNSFFRATMAVVPAAVVAFGLTAGAQAQSADTAEWCNPVIGWNDTPVRTADGGYATHQGSFKCPPAAAPAVAPAPAARAQTEYLVFFDWDKANVTPAADRVIGDAAAAIGKGANARVHVVGHTDTSGSPAYNQRLSVRRAEAVKQALVSKGIAAGAITTEGKGESQLLVQTGPNVREPSNRRAQILPRGANAPSS; from the coding sequence ATGAACAGCTTCTTCCGCGCTACCATGGCCGTCGTGCCGGCCGCCGTCGTCGCTTTCGGCCTGACCGCCGGGGCTCAGGCCCAGAGCGCCGACACCGCCGAGTGGTGCAATCCGGTCATCGGCTGGAACGACACCCCGGTCCGCACGGCGGATGGCGGCTACGCCACCCACCAGGGCAGCTTCAAGTGCCCGCCGGCCGCCGCTCCGGCGGTTGCCCCGGCCCCGGCCGCCCGCGCCCAGACCGAATACCTCGTGTTCTTCGACTGGGATAAGGCCAACGTCACCCCGGCCGCCGATCGCGTGATCGGCGATGCGGCCGCCGCCATCGGCAAGGGCGCCAACGCCCGCGTCCATGTCGTCGGCCACACCGATACCTCGGGTTCGCCGGCCTACAACCAGCGTCTGTCGGTGCGTCGCGCCGAGGCGGTGAAGCAGGCCCTCGTTTCCAAGGGCATCGCCGCCGGCGCCATCACCACCGAGGGCAAGGGCGAGAGCCAGCTCCTGGTGCAGACCGGCCCGAACGTCCGCGAGCCGTCCAACCGTCGTGCGCAGATCCTGCCGCGCGGTGCGAACGCCCCGTCGTCGTAA
- a CDS encoding gamma carbonic anhydrase family protein, which translates to MSGLILPFQGTHPKIDPSVYVAPTASVIGDVEIGPGSSVWFGCTIRGDVNEIRIGARTNIQDGTVIHVASAGQGTYIGDDVSIGHMALLHACTLESGCFIGMQACVMDGAYVESGAMVAAGALVTPGKRVAAGQLWAGSPARPVRALTEKDTSFFPVNVRNYVRLAQIYREG; encoded by the coding sequence ATGTCCGGCCTGATCCTGCCCTTCCAGGGCACGCACCCGAAGATCGACCCCAGCGTCTATGTGGCTCCCACGGCCTCGGTCATCGGCGACGTGGAGATCGGGCCGGGCAGCAGCGTCTGGTTCGGCTGCACCATCCGCGGCGACGTCAACGAGATCCGAATCGGTGCCCGGACCAACATCCAGGACGGCACCGTCATTCACGTCGCCTCGGCGGGGCAGGGGACCTACATCGGCGACGACGTGTCGATCGGCCACATGGCCCTGCTGCACGCCTGCACGCTGGAGAGCGGCTGCTTCATCGGCATGCAGGCCTGCGTGATGGACGGGGCCTACGTCGAGTCGGGGGCCATGGTGGCCGCCGGGGCCCTGGTGACCCCGGGGAAGCGTGTGGCCGCCGGGCAACTTTGGGCCGGAAGTCCCGCAAGACCCGTGCGTGCACTTACGGAAAAGGACACATCTTTCTTCCCGGTAAACGTCCGGAACTACGTGCGGCTTGCTCAAATCTACAGAGAAGGCTAA
- a CDS encoding enoyl-CoA hydratase translates to MNDTPPAAGPLASDHAPLVLRQDRDGVATLTLNRPQARNALSVGLMGALQAELDAIHQDSTVRVVVLAGAGPAFCAGHDLKEMRANPDRAAYESLFVQCSRLMLTVSRIRQPVIAKVHGIATAAGCQLVATCDLAYCADTARFATPGVNIGLFCSTPMVALSRAVGRKAAMEMLLLGDLIGAEEAERIGLVNHAVPADRLDAVVAEAAGKIAAKSPLTLAIGKEAFYRQIELDVEEAYAYAARVMTENMLARDAEEGIDAFLQKRAPVWCGQ, encoded by the coding sequence ATGAACGACACCCCACCCGCCGCCGGGCCCCTCGCCAGCGACCACGCGCCGCTGGTTCTCCGCCAGGACCGCGACGGAGTCGCGACCCTGACGCTGAACCGCCCGCAGGCGCGCAACGCCCTGTCCGTCGGGCTGATGGGCGCGCTGCAAGCGGAGCTGGACGCCATCCACCAGGACTCCACGGTCCGCGTCGTCGTGCTGGCCGGGGCCGGACCGGCCTTCTGCGCCGGGCACGACCTGAAGGAGATGCGCGCCAACCCGGACCGCGCGGCCTATGAATCGCTGTTCGTCCAGTGCTCCAGGCTGATGCTGACGGTCAGCCGCATCCGCCAGCCGGTGATCGCCAAGGTGCACGGGATCGCCACGGCGGCGGGTTGCCAGCTCGTCGCCACCTGCGACCTTGCCTATTGCGCCGACACGGCGCGATTCGCCACGCCGGGCGTGAACATCGGCCTGTTCTGCTCCACCCCCATGGTGGCGCTGAGCCGCGCCGTCGGGCGCAAGGCGGCCATGGAAATGCTGCTGCTCGGCGATTTGATCGGCGCCGAGGAGGCGGAGCGCATCGGCCTCGTCAACCACGCGGTGCCGGCCGACCGGCTCGACGCCGTGGTGGCCGAGGCCGCCGGCAAGATCGCCGCGAAGTCGCCGCTGACCCTCGCCATCGGCAAGGAGGCCTTTTACCGCCAGATCGAGCTGGACGTGGAGGAGGCCTACGCCTACGCCGCCCGCGTGATGACCGAGAACATGCTGGCCCGCGACGCCGAGGAGGGCATCGACGCCTTCCTGCAGAAGCGCGCCCCGGTGTGGTGCGGCCAATGA
- the rpsI gene encoding 30S ribosomal protein S9: protein MAQVTTTLSGLKDIAAAPAAASAEVVAPKLDAQGRAYATGKRKDAVARVWIKPGSGKIVINGRDQEVYFARPVLRMMIAQPFGITDRADQFDVMVTVAGGGLSGQAGAVRHGISKALTYFEPALRPPLKAAGFLTRDARVVERKKYGKAKARRSFQFSKR from the coding sequence ATGGCTCAGGTTACCACCACCCTTTCCGGCCTGAAGGACATCGCTGCCGCTCCGGCCGCCGCCTCCGCCGAAGTGGTCGCCCCGAAGCTGGACGCCCAGGGCCGCGCCTACGCCACCGGCAAGCGCAAGGACGCCGTCGCCCGCGTGTGGATCAAGCCGGGCTCCGGCAAGATCGTCATCAACGGCCGCGACCAGGAAGTCTACTTCGCCCGCCCGGTGCTGCGCATGATGATTGCCCAGCCCTTCGGCATCACCGACCGCGCCGACCAGTTCGACGTGATGGTCACGGTGGCCGGCGGTGGTCTGTCCGGCCAGGCCGGTGCGGTCCGTCACGGCATCTCCAAGGCGCTGACCTACTTCGAGCCGGCGCTCCGTCCGCCGCTGAAGGCCGCCGGCTTCCTGACCCGCGACGCCCGCGTCGTCGAGCGTAAGAAGTACGGCAAGGCCAAGGCCCGCCGCAGCTTCCAGTTCTCGAAGCGCTAA
- a CDS encoding CoA-binding protein encodes MSGPAPSHDGYSDDFIRQLLDRVKTIALVGASNDPVKASFIVLKYLRDKGYRVIPVNPKLAGQTILGERVHASLSELPEPPDMVDVFRNAAAAAGVTDEAIAIGAKVVWMQLGVRNDEAAARAEAAGLTVVMNRCPKIELQRLFHEIGRIGVNSNILTSKKAAPAKSFKKLM; translated from the coding sequence ATGAGCGGCCCCGCCCCCTCGCACGACGGCTACAGCGACGACTTCATCCGCCAGCTCCTGGACCGGGTGAAGACCATCGCCCTGGTCGGCGCGTCGAACGACCCGGTGAAGGCCAGCTTCATCGTTCTGAAGTACCTGCGCGACAAGGGCTACCGGGTCATCCCCGTCAACCCGAAGCTGGCCGGCCAGACCATCCTCGGCGAGCGCGTCCACGCCAGCCTGTCGGAGCTGCCGGAGCCGCCGGACATGGTGGACGTCTTCCGCAACGCCGCCGCCGCCGCCGGCGTGACGGACGAGGCCATCGCCATCGGCGCCAAGGTGGTGTGGATGCAGCTCGGCGTGCGCAACGACGAGGCGGCGGCGCGGGCCGAGGCGGCCGGGCTGACCGTGGTCATGAACCGCTGCCCCAAGATCGAACTTCAGCGCCTGTTCCACGAGATCGGGCGCATCGGCGTCAACTCCAACATCCTGACGTCCAAGAAGGCCGCACCGGCCAAATCCTTCAAAAAACTGATGTGA
- the rplM gene encoding 50S ribosomal protein L13, which translates to MKTFNLKPTDIEKKWYVVDADGLVLGRLASILANILRGKNKPTFTPHMDCGDHVVVINAEKVKLTGNKRQDDIFYWHTGYPGGIKGRSKGQILDGKYPERVIEKAVERMVPRGPLGRKVMTHLKVYKGAAHPHEAQQPVALDVAAMNPKNKRSA; encoded by the coding sequence ATGAAGACCTTCAATCTGAAGCCGACCGACATCGAGAAGAAGTGGTACGTCGTCGATGCCGACGGCCTCGTTCTCGGCCGGCTTGCCAGCATCCTGGCGAACATCCTGCGCGGCAAGAACAAGCCGACCTTCACCCCGCACATGGATTGCGGCGACCATGTCGTCGTGATCAACGCGGAGAAGGTCAAGCTGACCGGCAACAAGCGCCAGGACGACATCTTCTACTGGCACACCGGTTATCCGGGCGGCATCAAGGGCCGTTCCAAGGGCCAGATCCTGGACGGCAAGTACCCGGAGCGCGTGATCGAGAAGGCCGTGGAGCGCATGGTTCCGCGCGGTCCGCTCGGCCGCAAGGTGATGACCCACCTGAAGGTCTACAAGGGCGCCGCCCACCCGCACGAGGCGCAGCAGCCGGTCGCTCTCGACGTTGCGGCCATGAACCCGAAGAATAAGCGGAGCGCGTAA
- a CDS encoding alpha/beta hydrolase, producing the protein MAENQAPDVKLPDPVEMSRAMTRIAEQSQRLVTEFLSRQASDGVGAKNPDPMGVGHAFLEMTTRMMADPAKLMKAQMTLWQDYLTLWQRTTQRFFGQDAQPVIAPAKDDRRFKDSAWDENTLFDFIKQSYLLSARWMQSTVNEVDGLDDHTAKKVDFYTRQFVDAMAPSNFVMTNPEVLRTTIETGGENLVKGLEHLLKDLERGKGELRISMTDYDAFQVGKNIAVTPGKVVFQTDLMQLIQYTPTTPEVNKRPLMIVPPWINKYYILDLREKNSFIKWAVDQGHSVFVLSWVNPDEKLAQKGFEDYMVEGVLAALDAIEKVTGEKDVNAIGYCLGGTLLASTLSYMAAKKDDRIKSATFFTTMLDFTEAGELSVFIDEEQLTMIESQMAQQGYLDGSKMATTFNMLRANDLIWSFVVNNYLLGKDPFPFDLLYWNSDSTRMPAAMHSFYLRNMYQKNLLAQPGGVSLGGVPIDLRNVKTPSFFLSAREDHIAPWKSTYMGAHLFSGPVKFVLAASGHIAGVVNPPAAGKYCYWTNAKLPKASDDWLASSEQTPGSWWPEWNNWVSTFSDGKVPARDPAKGGLPVLEDAPGSYAKVRIV; encoded by the coding sequence ATGGCCGAAAACCAGGCCCCTGACGTCAAGCTTCCCGACCCGGTCGAGATGTCGCGGGCGATGACCCGCATCGCCGAGCAGAGCCAGCGGCTGGTCACCGAATTCCTGTCCCGTCAGGCCTCGGACGGCGTCGGCGCGAAGAACCCCGACCCGATGGGCGTCGGCCATGCGTTCCTGGAGATGACCACGCGCATGATGGCCGACCCGGCCAAGCTGATGAAGGCGCAGATGACGCTGTGGCAGGACTACCTGACCCTGTGGCAGCGCACCACCCAGCGCTTCTTCGGCCAGGACGCCCAGCCGGTCATCGCCCCGGCCAAGGACGACCGCCGCTTCAAGGATTCGGCCTGGGACGAGAACACCCTGTTCGACTTCATCAAGCAGTCCTACCTGCTGTCGGCCCGGTGGATGCAGTCGACGGTCAACGAGGTGGACGGGCTGGACGACCACACGGCCAAGAAGGTCGACTTCTACACCCGCCAGTTCGTCGACGCGATGGCGCCCTCCAACTTCGTCATGACGAACCCGGAGGTGCTGCGCACGACCATCGAGACGGGCGGCGAGAACCTTGTGAAGGGCCTGGAGCATCTGCTGAAGGACCTGGAGCGCGGCAAGGGCGAGCTGCGCATCTCCATGACCGATTACGACGCCTTCCAGGTCGGCAAGAACATCGCCGTCACGCCGGGCAAGGTCGTCTTCCAGACCGATCTGATGCAGCTCATCCAGTACACCCCGACCACGCCGGAGGTGAACAAGCGGCCGCTGATGATCGTGCCGCCCTGGATCAACAAGTACTACATCCTGGATCTGCGCGAGAAGAACAGCTTCATCAAGTGGGCGGTGGACCAGGGCCACAGCGTCTTCGTCCTGTCCTGGGTGAACCCGGATGAGAAGCTGGCCCAGAAGGGCTTCGAAGACTACATGGTCGAAGGCGTTCTGGCCGCGCTGGACGCCATCGAGAAGGTGACCGGCGAGAAGGACGTGAACGCCATCGGCTATTGCCTGGGCGGCACGCTGCTGGCCTCCACCCTGTCCTACATGGCCGCCAAGAAGGACGACCGCATCAAGTCGGCCACCTTCTTCACCACGATGCTGGACTTCACGGAAGCCGGCGAGCTGTCGGTCTTCATCGACGAGGAGCAGCTCACCATGATCGAGAGCCAGATGGCCCAGCAGGGCTACCTGGACGGCTCGAAGATGGCGACCACCTTCAACATGCTGCGCGCCAACGACCTGATCTGGTCGTTCGTGGTGAACAACTACCTGCTCGGCAAGGACCCGTTCCCGTTCGACCTGCTCTACTGGAACAGCGATTCGACCCGCATGCCGGCGGCGATGCACAGCTTCTACCTGCGCAACATGTACCAGAAGAACCTTCTGGCGCAGCCGGGCGGGGTGTCGCTGGGCGGCGTGCCGATCGACCTGCGCAACGTGAAGACCCCGTCCTTCTTCCTGTCGGCCCGCGAGGACCACATCGCGCCGTGGAAGTCCACCTACATGGGCGCCCACCTGTTCTCCGGCCCGGTGAAGTTCGTGCTGGCGGCCTCCGGCCACATCGCCGGCGTGGTGAACCCGCCCGCCGCCGGCAAGTACTGCTACTGGACCAACGCCAAGCTGCCGAAGGCGTCCGACGACTGGCTGGCCTCGTCGGAGCAGACCCCCGGCTCCTGGTGGCCGGAGTGGAACAACTGGGTCTCCACCTTCTCCGACGGCAAGGTCCCGGCGCGCGATCCGGCCAAGGGCGGCCTGCCCGTTCTGGAAGACGCCCCCGGCTCCTACGCCAAGGTGCGCATCGTCTGA